Proteins from one Synergistaceae bacterium genomic window:
- a CDS encoding phage tail protein I gives MTKLNDLSLNDIAPSSIKDDKNISAIIEALNPDLKFITQNISKEFIYSRIDELDSGVLDLLAWQFHVDFYDLTKDLDAKRRQVKDSIQWHMKKGTAWAVLKALDMIGIEAEFINWYEFGGAPYTFKIKADIPLDYHKYTDKDKIIHNIIRAINESKAARSFLAYLDAHLNDFDKKILFAGIAHGTSGQALINISRPEAPGNNINYLGLAQGISGYERININRPSVDETKIYMALAENKNRNISLGVDLNTMNELLAQFEARIFDRLAQHEARIMTEINARQNEINAKIDEILDLLRWEDAATRLQ, from the coding sequence ATGACAAAGCTAAATGATTTATCGCTGAATGATATAGCCCCGTCTTCTATTAAGGACGATAAAAATATTAGTGCTATAATTGAGGCGTTAAATCCCGACTTGAAATTTATTACTCAAAATATCTCCAAAGAGTTTATATATTCCCGAATTGACGAGCTCGATTCGGGAGTACTCGATTTACTCGCTTGGCAATTCCACGTAGATTTTTACGATTTAACAAAGGATTTAGACGCAAAACGCAGGCAAGTTAAAGACTCTATACAGTGGCACATGAAAAAGGGTACGGCTTGGGCAGTCTTGAAAGCTCTTGACATGATAGGAATAGAAGCCGAATTTATTAACTGGTACGAGTTCGGGGGAGCTCCCTATACTTTCAAGATTAAAGCTGATATTCCTCTTGATTATCATAAATACACGGACAAGGATAAAATTATTCACAATATAATCCGCGCCATAAATGAATCAAAAGCGGCCCGGTCATTTCTTGCGTATCTTGACGCGCATTTAAATGATTTTGACAAGAAAATTTTATTTGCGGGAATTGCACACGGAACAAGCGGCCAAGCATTAATAAATATTTCCAGACCTGAAGCACCGGGCAATAATATAAATTATTTAGGACTTGCTCAAGGCATTAGCGGCTATGAAAGAATAAACATAAACCGGCCAAGTGTTGACGAGACTAAAATTTATATGGCGCTAGCAGAAAATAAGAATCGTAATATTTCGTTAGGAGTTGATTTAAACACTATGAATGAATTATTAGCACAGTTTGAGGCCCGTATATTTGACAGATTAGCACAGCACGAGGCCCGAATCATGACGGAAATAAACGCGCGGCAAAATGAAATTAACGCAAAAATCGATGAAATTCTAGATTTATTACGCTGGGAAGACGCAGCAACAAGACTTCAATAA